Part of the Olsenella profusa DSM 13989 genome, GTCCGCCTCGCTACCCTTCGCGGACTCCTCTACCACACCCGAGGGCCGCATCGCCCTGGAGCGCGTGTTCGTCTCCGAACAGCTTGCCGTGTTCAGGAAGTGCCCCGCGTGGTTCTTCCAGACGTGGAAGACCGAAGGTCGCCTGTCTGGTTGGGACGCACGGGTGGCGCTCGCCACGTTCGAGCGGGCGATGCTCGCGTGAGCACGTCTGGCGTCCCGCACGGCGGCGTGCTCTCGATGGTGGGCACGCCCATCGGCAACCTGGGCGATGCGTCCCCGCGCGTGCTGGACACGCTGCGCCAGGCGGACGTGTTACTCTGCGAGGACACGCGCGTGACCTCAAGGCTGCTGTCCCACTTTGGCGTTCGCGTGTCGCTGCAGCGTGCGGACGAGAACACCCTGGCCTCCCGCATCGCGCCCACGCTCGGGCGCATCGCGGCCGGGGAGCGCGTGGCCTTCGTGTCCGACGCGGGCATGCCGGGCGTCTCCGATCCGGGACAGCGCCTGGTGGATGCCACGCTCGATGCGGGCCTGCGCGTGGAGGTCATCCCCGGTCCGAGTGCCGTCACCTGTGCGCTCGTGGCCTCGGGGCTTCCCATGGAGCACTTCTTCTTCGAGGGGTTCCTCCCGCGCAGGCACAAGGCCCAGCTGGAGCGCCTGCGCGCGCTGGCGTCCGTGCCGGGTGCCCTTGTGGTGTACGAGAGCCCTCATCGCGTGGCCGCGACGCTGGCCACCATCGCCGAGGCGTTTCCCATGAGACAGGTTGCCCTCGTGCGCGAGCTCACCAAGCTGCATGAGGAGGTCGTGCGGGGGGTGGCCCCCCATGTGGCGGCAGAGCTTGCGGCATGCGGGGAGGTTCGGGGCGAGTGCGTCGTGATCATCGGCGCACCGGAGGAGGACGAGGCCACGTCTGTGCCCGTGCGGCCACTCGAGGATGCCATCGCTGCCGGCCTTGCGGCCGACGAGCCCCCCAGCGCGCTTGCCAAGCGCCTTGCCAGGGAGTATGGCCTTCCCAAGCCGCAGGTGTACGACCGGGTGGTGAAGGCGTCCCGCGCACGTTGACCGCCGACTCCCCCTCGATCGTGCTGACTTCCCCACGGGTTGTGCTTGGCTTTTCCGCTGAAGACGTCTCGCGTGTGGACTTGAGTCCGCACGCGAGACAAAATCGGTCGAAAAACCTCGCACAATGGGGGAGGGGCTGAAGGCTAATGGCTCTTAGCGGCAGTTCTGGTAGTAGAACACCGCCAGCTGCGTGCGGTTCCTGAGCCCCAGCTTCGTCAGCACCGCCGAGATGTGATTGCGTACGGTGCCCTCGCTGAGGCAGAGCGCACCGGCGATCTCCTTGTTGTCGAGGCCATCGGCCACGGCACGCACCACATCGCGCTCGCGTGTGGTGAGGGGCGACAAGGCGGACTCGTCCGGCTGCACTGGCGCCGAGGCGGCGCCCAAGGCCGTGGCTCGTTCCAGCACCTCGTCCCCCAGCACGGACTGCCCGGCCATGACGGCGCGCAGCGCCGGGGCGATGGTGTCTATGTCCTGCTTGATGAGGTAACCACGGGCACCAAGGCGCAGCGCACCCGTGATGTACTCGTCATCCGAGAAGGTCGTGAGGAAGACGATGCGTGCGGTGGGGTGCGCGCCAAGGATCTCGCGTGAGGCCGTGAGGCCGTCGCCGTCGGGCATCTGGATGTCCATGAGGAGCACCTCGGGAAGCTCGTCCTCAAAGAGGCGCACCGCATCGGGGCCGCTGGTGCCTAGACCGACGACATCGATGTCCTTCTCGGCAGACAGGATGAGGCGGAGCGATTTCGCGACGATGGCGTCGTCATCCACCACGATGACCCTCATGTGCCCACCTTTCTGGGAATCGATGCGAAGACCTGGAAGCGTTGCGCATCGAAGTCTGTGTGAAACGTGCCCCCCAGGGATTCCACGCGCTCACGCATGGCACGCAGCCCCAGTCCCCGTTCCGAGAGCTCGCCCGCTTCCATGCTGCCCGTGGGCATGTCGCCATCGTTCTCTATGGTCAGCTGCCACAGGCCGGGGAACTCGCGCGCATGGATGGTGGCCGCACGTGCGTGCGCATGGCGCTCGGCATTGGTGAGCGCCTCGCGTGCGACGGCGACAAGGCAGCGCGTCGTCGCGGCGCTGGGCGTGTCCCTCAGGCCGTACTCCACGCTCACCCGTGCATGGGGACTGCGCACCGCAAGCCTATCCAGCTCGACGCGGAGGTCCATCGCATGGTCATCCAGGGCATGCACGCTCGCACGCATGGCATCCATCGTCTCGTCGAGTCCGGACCGGAGCTCGTCCAGCTCACCCGTGACACATACGTCGTCGTGATGGACGAGCCTGAGCGCGGCGACCTGGTAGATGAGGCGCGTCAGGCTATGACCCACGCCGTCGTGCACCTCACGGGCCATGCGCGTACGCTCGGCAAGGGTGGCAGCCTGCGACGCCTCACCACGTGCGTCCTCAAGCTCGCGGTTTTGCGCGCGCAGCGCAAGCAGGCGGTCCGAGAGCTCATCCTCGGTCTCGTACAGACGCCCGCGTGCCTCGGCAAGGCGCACCTCCCTTGTGGCAAGCAGCGCACAGACCGTAGCCGCAGCCAACGTGACCGCAGCTATGGTGGGGTCGCCTGCGGCATGTCCGGCGGCGAAGGCGCACAGCCATGCGACGTGCAGCCGCCAGGGCACGTGGAGCGCGAGCTCGAAGGTTGCGAGGGGAAGCGCTGCCGTGGCGCCTGGTGCAAGGGCCATGACGCATGCGGTGACGATCGCCACCGCTCGCGCCACCTCCCCGCCTCGCGTTCGCATGAGGCTTGCGAGTGACGTGAGGGTGATGGCGGCGACGAGCCACGCCACGCCCACGGCATCGGTGCGTCCACCGAGCACGGAGAGGCAGGCACAGAGCACGAGCACGAAGGTCTTGTCCACAGCACGTTCCATGGTGTCATTGTACGGGAGTGATGGCGTGTCCTGCCATCGACCTTCCACCATGACAGGTGTCATGGGTCGGATGGGGTGGCCTTATGACGTTCCGCACTTCCCATCTCGTGGCCTTCCCACGAGAATGACAGGTGTACGCGATGGGTGCAAAAGCCAGGTGCCCACACGTGGCATCGCCACGTGTCGCGCCGCCCCCATCGACGGGAGCATCGAGAAGTGCCGAGGGAGCGGGACATGCCAACACAGACTGTCGTGCACGTGGATAACCTCGTCAAACGCTATGGGGGCCTCTGTGCCGTCAACCACCTGAGCCTGGACATCGCGCAGGGTGAGATCTTCGGCCTGCTCGGTCCCAACGGCTCGGGCAAGACCACGACCATCAACTGCATCCTGCAGCTGCTGCGCTACGACCACGGTACCATCGAGCTCTTTGGCACACCCATGGCGCCTACGGCCTACGATCTCAAGCGGCGCATCGGCATCGTCCCGCAGGCGGTTGCGGTCTACGACGAGCTCACGGTGCGTGAGAACATCGACAGCTTCTGTGCGCTCTACGTGAGCGACCATGCCCGCCGTCGCCAGCTCGTGAACGAGGCCGTCGCCTTCGTGGGGCTCGAGAAGTTCCAGGGCTTCCGACCCAAGAGGCTCTCGGGGGGCCTGTTGCGCCGCCTCAACATTGCCTGTGGCATCGCGCACAGGCCCGAGCTCATCATCCTCGACGAGCCCACGGTGGCAGTGGACCCTCAGAGCAGGAACGCCATCCTCGACGGCATCCGTCGCCTCAACGAGGCGGGTTCCACCGTCATCTACACTTCGCACTACATGGAGGAGGTCGAGGAGCTTTGCAGTCGCATCATGATCATGGACCACGGCCGCTCGGTGGCCGCCGGCACGGTGGACGAGCTCAAGGCCATGGTCTCGGTGGGGGAGCGCGTCACGGTGGAGCTTGCGGACGTTTCCGAGCAGGTGGTTGATCAGGTGCGTCGCCTCCCTCACGTGCGCTGCGTCACCGTCGACGGCATGCTACTGCGCATCGGGTGCACGGCGGGCGGCCACAACCTGGCCGACGTCCTCGGCGTGCTCACGGATGCCGGCGTTGCGTACGGGCGCGTGCTCTCCGAGCCACCGACCCTAAATGACGTGTTCCTCGATATCACGGGTCGCGCCCTGCGCGACGAGGCATAGGGGGCTTCCATGCGCTGCAGCCTCAAGACCTGCGTCATCGCCCTCGTGCGCGAGAAGACGCTCCTGTGGTGGGCCTTCCTGTTTCCCGTCGTGATGTGCCTGCTCTTCATGGGGATGTTCTCCCACCTCGATGCCGGCTATGCCGAAGCCACCACCAGGCTTGCCGTGGTGGAGGATGCCAACTACCAGGGAGCCTACGGGCTGCCGGAGACCATCGAAGCCATCAGCTCGCCCGATGCCAGTCCCAAGGTCGCCGACGTCACGGCCTATGACACCGAGGACGCTGCCCTGGCGGCCACCAACGCCGGTGACGTTGACGCCTACCTCATGGTGGATGGGGATGGCATGCCCCAGCTCCATGTGGCGGCTCGCCTGAATGGCGAGCTGCAGCCTGCCGTGCTCGAGGCCGTGCTCGACAGCTACCTGCACACGAGGAACGGGATTGCGACACTCCTCGAGCGGGACCCACAGGCACTCGAGGATGCCTCCACCGTTGCGGCCTTCCGCTCGGATGCCGTGCGGACGGTGCGCCTTCAGGCCACGAAGGCGGCTCCCGATGGCAAGGTGCGCTACTACTTCGCCCTTCTGGGCATGGTCGCGGGCATGGGCATGATGCTTTCCTCCCAGGCGCTGCGCCGCGTGCTTCCGCGGTGCAGCGAGGTCGGGGCTCGCGTGGCGGTGGCTGGCACGCCTCGCTGGCGCATCCTAGCGGCCACGATCCTGGGCTCATGGCTCTGCGAGTTCGCGGTCATGCTTGCGGTGGTCGCCTTCATGCGCCTCGTCTGTGGCGTGGACTTTGGGAGCAACGCCCCGCTCGTGACGCTCGCGGTGCTCATGTCGACCCTTACGGCCTGTGCGCTGGGCAGCCTCATCGGCACCTTCGCGGGTCTCACGGGAGGCGGGACGCCTCTGGTGTCTGCTGTCAGCTGTGGCCTCTCGTTCTTCACAGGGCTCTATGGCGCCGCCTCCCAACAGGTGAGCGATGGCCTTGAGGCGGGCATGCCCCTGCTTGCCCACGCGAACCCACTCTGGCAGATGACGCACTGCTTCTTCTCGTTGCTGTACTACGACACCCTGGCGCCGTTCTGGTGGAGCTGCCTCATGCTGGTGACAATGGCGCTCGCGTTCTTCTGCCTGGCGGCACTCAACATGAGGAGGGCGTCCCATGTCTAGCTTCAAGACCTGCCTCAGGATCCTGTGGGGTCACAAGGTGGTGCTCCTCGTCTACATCGTGCTGCTCTCCCTGCTGGGGCTTCTGATGGGACTGGGGTCCGGGCATGACGACACGACCTCCTACGAGCGGGCCGTGCCCAACGTCGCCGTGATAGACCGCGATGGGTCCGCCCTCTCGCAGGCGCTCAGGGCCCATGTGGAACGGGGCAGCAACACGGAGACGATCGCGGACGACCCGCTTGCCATCCAGGATGCCATCGCCAAGGGGAGCGTCTCGTATATTCTCGTGATTCCCGCGGGGTGGGGCCAGGGTCTCATGGATGCCGCGGCGGCGGGCACGAGCGCACCCGACCTCGAGACCTATGTCTCATACCAGTCGGCCGAGGGCTCGCTCGTGGACGTCGAGACCGTGGGCTATGCGCAGGGGCTCTATGGCAGCGCGGCCACGATGGGTGGCGACCAGGAGGAGGTGGCGTCCCTCACGGACGGCGCCATGGAGGAGCGCACGGCAACGAGCATCGCCCGACAGGACGCGACGCCCCTTTCCGATGCCTTCGAGTTGGCATGCAAGTTCTCCACCTATCCGATGCTCGCCGGCATCTCCGTCTGCATTGCCATCCTCATGGAGAGCCTCAACGCCGAGGCCGTGCTCGACCGGAGGTTGGTGGCGCCCACGACAGCACGTCGGCGCAACGGCGGCCTGCTTGCGGTCTGCATCCTGCTCGGCGTCGGTGTGTGGGCATGGATATTTGGCCTCGACGTCCTCCTCTTCGTCCGCGGGGAACTTGCCACCTCCCCGGCTCAGGTGGCGCTTGTGGGTGGCTCCCTCGCTGCCTACGCGTTCTTCTCCGTCGCAAGTGGCTTTCTGCTTGGACAGCTGCGTCTCTCGGCGAACGCGGCGAACGCCTTCGCCAACATTGCGGGCATGGCGATGTCCTTCCTCGGTGGTGCCTGGGTGGGACTGAGCCTCCTGCCGGACGCGTTGGTCACCCTTGCGCACTTCACACCTGCGTACTGGTGCTGTGAGGTGGTGACATCTGCCGTGAGCATGGTTGACGTGAGTCAGCAGACAGTGCTGCCGCTCGTGGGCCAGATAGGCATCGTGGCGCTCTTTGGTTGCGCCGTGCTCACCGTGGCGCTGCTGGTGGGTCGCAACCGTGGCCGCGACGAGCTGGCCTAGGTTGCCCCATCGTGCCTAGACGGCATGGCGATGACGAGTCGTATGCAAAATCTCGGTCCTCTCGGGCGGCAGCATCTGGATGCCTCATCCCTATACCTGCGCTGATGGAACGGAAGGCACCTGCGTGATTGCATACGACTCGGAAGGTGCCCCGCACGGTCGTGGATGCTAGGCCACGGTCCCCTTGGGTAGAAGAAGGATGACGCGACACCACAAGGGGTCAATCCCATGGCCCAGATGGGAGACGATCATGATCGATGAGAGGGCACTTTGGAACATCAGTGCTGGTGTCTATCTCTTTACCTGCACGGATGCGGATGGCAAGCGGCCCATCGGCCGCACGATCGATGCGGTCTCGCAGGCGAACGCCAAACCTGCCATCATCACCGTCTCGCTGCACAAGGGAGGCCACAGCTCCCATGTGGTCAAGCCGTTTGGCCACTTCAGCCTCACCGTGCTTGCCAAGGACGCACCGATGGATCTCATCAAGGGGTTTGGCCTGCGCTCGAGCAAGGACAACGACAAGTTTGCGGGCCTTGAGGTCAGGCACGACGAGCAGGGCGTCCCATGGGTTGCGGACGGCGCGCTCTCCCAGATATCCTGCGATGTCAAGGCGATCCTGGATGAGGGCGACCACCTGCTCATCCTGGGCGAGGTCACGGGGTCCCAGGTTCTCGCGCAGGGAGAACCAATGACCTACGGCTACTATCGTTCCCTCAAGTAGGTGGGGGCGGCGGGGATGGGCTGACGGCCCGGGCCATCCGTGTGCCAGCGGCCCGGGCGTGCCCATGGGGATGGTCGTCGCCCTCGAGCCCCTCTTCATCATGTACCTGGAAACCTTTGCCACCACCTCCAGCGCACCTCACGGGTGTTCGGCATGGGCAGCGACGAGCTGGCCCGCGATTCCGTGTGCGCGCTCTTCAAGAACCAGGGCGTCTATACAGCTGCCTGCCGTAGGCCACCTTTCGCCGTGGGATGTGGCCTGCGTCGCCCTCGGGCCAGGGTCTTGGCACGGGTGTCCGTCGGTCTACCGCAGACGGCCCATCTGAACTGCAACTATGCACGTTCCTGTACTTTATGCTGGTAAACGGCATCATAGGGACCGTACGCCATGCGCCTTTTGTCCATGGGTGCCCACGGGCGGGCGCCCATGACGGATGGTCGCGGGCCATGGCACGCCCCAGCCTGGAGTCTTCGAGGTGGCCGGGATACCGCGTGGTGACGCGCGGCACCACTCACTACAATGCAAAAGGTTGATCGCACAGAGCACTGAGCTCGTTTCCGAGGGGACCTTCATGCCAAGCCTGCAGGACCAGATTGCATCACGTCGCACCTTCGCCATCATCAGTCACCCCGATGCGGGCAAGACGACCCTCACCGAGAAGCTGCTGCTCTACACCGGCAGCATCCAGACGGCAGGCTCGGTCAAGGGCAAGGCGAGTGCCCGGCATGCCGTCTCGGACTGGATGGACATCGAGAGGGAGCGCGGCATCTCCGTGACGTCCTCCGTCCTGCAGTTCACCTATGGCGACTACTGCATCAACATCCTCGACACCCCCGGTCACCAGGACTTCTCCGAGGACACCTACCGCACGCTCATGGCTGCCGACGCCGCCGTCATGGTCATCGACGGCGCCAAGGGCGTGGAGGCGCAGACCAAGAAGCTCTTCCGTGTGTGCACGCTGCGTCATATCCCCATCTTCACCTTCGTGAACAAGCTCGATCACGATGCGCGTGACCCCTTCGATCTCATGGAGGAGATAGAGACGGTCCTGGGCATCGGCACCTACCCCATGAACTGGCCCATCGGCAGTGGTCGCAGCTTCAGGGGCGTGTTCGACCGCTCCTCGCGGCGCGTGCTCGCCTTCGAGGGGGATGGCCACGCCAACGTCACCAAGAGGGTCGCCGAGGTCGAGGCGGAGCTGGGCGATTCCACGCTCGACGGGCTCATCGGGCAGGAGAACCACCAGGAGCTGACCGACGACATCGAGCTTCTTGACGGTGCGGACCACGAGTTCGACCTCGACGCCGTCCGCACGGGCCGGCTCACCCCGGTGTTCTTTGGCTCGGCCCTCACCAACTTTGGCGTGGAACCCTTCCTCAAGGACTTCCTGCGCCTGGCCCCAGCGCCCCTGCCCTACACGGACGAGCTCACGGGCGAGCAGGTTGCTCCCACGTGCGACGACTTCTCGGGCTTCGTGTTCAAGATCCAGGCCAACATGGACAAGAACCACCGCGACCGCATCGCCTTCGTGCGCATCTGCTCGGGAAGGTTCGAGCGCGGCATGGACGCCTATCACGTGCAGGGTGACCGCCGCCTCAAGCTGGCCACGGGCACCTCGATGATGGCCGATGACCGCGCCATCGTGGACGAGGCCTTTGCGGGCGACGTCGTGGGCCTCTTCGACCCGGGCGTCTTTTCCATCGGCGACACCGTGTGCACGGGTAGGCAGCACGTGCGCTACCCCGGCATCCCCACGTTCGCGCCGGAGCACTTCGCTCGCGTCACGCAGGTGGACACGCTCAAGCGCAAGCAGTTCGTCAAGGGCGTGGAGGAGCTCGCGCAGGAGGGTGCCATCCAGATCTTCCGCGAGCTGGGCTCAGGCATGGAGAGCGTCATCGTGGGTGTGGTGGGCGTGCTGCAGCTGGACGTGCTGGAGCGGCGCCTCAGGAGCGAGTATCACGTGGCCGTGAGCCGCAGCCCGCTGCCGTACACGCAGATCCGCTGGGTGCAGAACGGACCCGACGAGCTGGACGTGCGCGCGCTCGACCTCTCGCGCGACACGGCGCGCGTGGAGGACATGCGCGGCGCGCGCCTGCTGCTCTTCACCAACGAGTGGAACGTCGACTGGGCCATCGAGCGCAACCCCAAGCTCAGGCTCTCCGAGTTCGGCAACGTCTCGGTGTGAGGCCACGTCCGCCCTGCGCTCAAGGGAAGATGACGGTGCGCTTATGCGAGTGCGGGATGTCATGATGTTTATGTATCAAAATAAGGCTCTCTTCCTGTCATGCTCTGCAATGAGGGTAAGGTGGACCCTGCACTGAGGACACGCAGCGCGTCGTACGTTTGAAGATCATCTGGTGGAGCTGGGCATGGTGAGGGTGCCTCGACTCCATCCTTCCATCCGGTACGTGCCACCTGATTCGAAGGGACGCTCATGACCGCCCGTACCTCCAAGCCGTTTGAGAAGACCGCTCAGTTCTATTGGGTGTTCGTCGTGCTTGCCGCCACCTTGTATCTGATCACGTCTTTTCCTGGCATACTGGGCACCCTCTTCACACTGGCGCTCCTCGCGGTGATGGCCGCTGTCATTCGGTCAGTGGAGGGCGGGTCTGATGCGCGTGAGCGCGACGGGTCTGACGGCGCTCCCCTCGGAGGGGCGACCGAGGTGGTCACGCTCGGCTCTTCCATCAAGGGCCGCCTTGGTGGAAGGCGGCCTGTGCGCATGCCACGAAGACCCAAGAGGTTCCAGAGCATCTTCATGGCGCTCTATGTGGTGGACTCTGTCGTCTTCGCACTTGTGGTCGTTGTGCGTATGCTCGCGTCTGGCAAGGGATACCCATCGTTTGCCCTGCTTGATGTCATGTCGCCCGATGATTCATATATCCTTGACCTCATTCTGATCTGCGCGGCGCAGGGAGCCTTTACGCAGGGGATCTTTCGCTTCCTGGCATTTGGTGCGAGGTATGCTGGCCCCGCGCAGGAAAACGACCAGCAGCATGGCCAGCATGAGGACAAGGACGTCCTCGTGAAGGACGATGCGCAGGACAGGGACCGATAGGCCAGCTCACGACGGAATCGGTGGTGCCTGGCCTGCCATGATGGCGGACCAGGCACTGTGACGTGCAGGCCCGCCTCACGCGTTACGCCAGGCGCGCCTCGAGGGCCCCGATGATCCTGTCGCCCATGGCAGTGGTACCCAGCACGCGATCGGCAGGCGAGGCCCCATCGGCGATGTCCGCGGTGCGCCAGCCGGCGTCGAGCACGTCGTCCACGGCACCGGCCAGGGCATCCGCCGCCTCGTCCATCTGGAAGCTGTAGCGCAGCATGAGCTCCACGGAGAGTATCTGCGCAAGCGGGTTGGCGATGCCCTTGCCCGCGAGGTCGGGCGCGGAGCCATGGCTGGGCTCGTAGAGGGCCGTGCCATCGCCCAGCGAGGCGCTGGCGAGCATGCCGAGCGATCCGGTGAGCATGGAGGCCTCGTCGGAGAGGATGTCACCGAAGGTGTTCTCGGTCACGAGCACGTCGAACTGCGCCGGGTTGGCCACGAGCTGCATGGCACAGTTGTCCACGAGCATGTCCTCGCCCTCGACGTCCTCGAACTCCTCGTTGAGGCGGTGGTTGACCTCGCGCCACAGACGGGAGGTCTCGAGCACGTTGGCCTTGTCCACCGAGGTCACGACCTGGCTGCGGCGTGCGGCCGCCTCGTAGGCCCAACGCACCACGCGCTCGATCTCGTACTCGGCATACTCCATGGAGTCGGTGGCGACCTCGCCGCTCGTGCCGTCCACACCGGCACCGTCGACGTCGTGCACGCGTTCGTGTGTGCCAAAGTAGAGGCCGCCCGTGAGCTCGCGCACGATGAGCAGGTCCACGCCATCCAACCGCTCCGGGCGCAGGGGGGAGGCGTCACGCAGTGCCGTGTAGATGCGCACGGGCCGCAGGTTGAGGTAGAGGCCGAGGCTCTTGCGGATGGCAAGCAGGCCCTGTTCGGGGCGCACGCTCGCGGAGGGGTCATCCCACGCGGGACCGCCGACGGCGGCAAGGAGCACGGCGTCCGCCGCCTTGGCCGCCTCGAGCGTCGCGGGGGGGAGTGCCGTGACCTCCTCGCCCGCGGTACGCGTGGCATCGATGGCAGCGCCGCCGATGAGCTGGTCCTCGCAGACGAAGTCCACGTCCGTGGCCGTGCCGATGACGGCGAGCACGCGCTTGGCCTCGGCAAGGATCTCCGGGCCAATGCCATCGCCGGGCAGGGTGACGATCTTGTAGGTGGTGTGGGCCATGCTATGCCTCCTTGTGGGCGAGCAGCTTCCTGGTGCGGGCGACCAAGCCGCCCTCGTTGATGATCTCCTGGATGAACGGTGGGAAGGGCTGGGCGTCGAAGCTCTGGCCGTAGGTCTCGTCGCGCACCGTGCCCGTGTCGGCGTCCACGCTTACCACGTCGCCGTCCTGGATGGCATCCACGGCCTCGGGGCACTCCAGGATGGGCAGGCCGATGTTGATGGCGTTGCGGTAGAAGATGCGCGCGAAGCTCTTGGCGATGACCACCGAGACGCCCGCGGCCTTGATGGCCACCGGTGCATGCTCGCGCGAGGAGCCACAGCCGAAGTTCTCGTCGGCCACGATGATGTCACCGGGCCGCACACGGCTGGTGAACGTGGCATCCAGGTCCTCGAGGCAGTGGCGGGCCAGCTCGGCGGGATCGCTCGTGTTGAGGTAGCGCGCCGGGATGATCACGTCGGTGTCGATGTCGCGCCCGTAGCAAAATGCGGTGCCCTTGAACTTCATGCTGTGTCCCTTCTGGTCTTGGGGGGAGGCGTGCCCTCCGTACTACTCAGACGGTGCCTCGCGAACTCGTACGGAGCGTACGTCCCCCTCGCTCATGTCAAGACGTGTCAGACCCGTGCAGCCCCGGGCTGCTCCCTCTCGGCCATCGCGCCGCGTCATCGTTCCGGTGCAGGCTACGGGTGGGGGCTGTGGCGCGCTCGGGTCCCCTCCCGCGGCCCTAGCTCAGGTCCTGCGGCAGGGCGATGTGTCCCGCGACGGCCGAGGCGGCGGCGACGGCCGGCGAGGCCAGATAGACCTCGGAGGTGGGGTCACCCATGCGTCCGACGAAGTTGCGGTTGGTGGAGCTCACGCAGCGCTCGCCGGCTGCCAGGATGCCCATGTAGCCGCCCAGACAGGGTCCGCAGGTGGGGGTGGAGACCACACAGTGGGCGTCGATGAAGACGTCCATGAGGCCCTCGTGCACGCACTGGAGCCACACGCCCTGGGTGGCGGGGATCACGATGCAGCGAACGGAGGGGTCGACGGTGCGTCCGCGCAGGACGTCTGCCGCGGCCCGCATGTCTTCGATGCGACCGTTCGTGCAGGAGCCGATGACCGCCTGGTCGATGGCGATGTGGCGGCTCTCAAAGACGGGGTGGGTGTTGGAGGGGAGGTGGGGCCAGGAGACGGTGGGGATGACGTCCGCCGCGTCGATGTGGATGACCTGCCGGTAGGAGGCGTCCTCGTCGGGGTGGTACGCGCGCAGGGCATGCTCGGCGCGCCGCTCGACGTACGCGCGACACCTGTCATCCACCTCGAAGAGGCCCGCCTTGCCGCCAGCCTCGATGGCCATGTTGGCGATGGTCAGGCGCCCCTCGATGGAGAGATGCTCGATGGTGGATCCGGCGAACTCCATGGCGCAGTAGAGGGCGCCATCCACGCCGATCCGGCCGATCACGTGGAGGATGATGTCCTTGGCCGAGGCCCCCTCGGGCAGCTCGCCCTCGATCTCGAAGCGGATGGTCTCGGGCACCTTGAACCAGGCGCGGCCGGTGGCCATGCCCACACCGGCATCCGTGGAGCCCACACCCGTGGAGAAGGCGCCGATGCCGCCGTAGGTGCAGGTGTGGGAGTCGGCACCAATCACGAGGTCGCCGGGGACCACGATGCCCTGCTCGGGCAGGAGGGCATGCTCGATGCCCATGCAGCCCTGCTCGAAGTAGTGCGTGATGCCCATCTCATGGGCGAAGTCACGTGTGACCTTGGTCTGCTCGGCGCTCTTGATGTCCTTGTTGGGGGAATAGTGGTCAGGCACGAGGAAGATCTTGTCCCTGTCCCAGATGCCCGCACCGATCTCTCGCACCGTCTTGATGGCGATGGGGGCCGTGATGTCGTTGGCGAGCACGCCATCGAGGTCGCACTCGATGAGCTGTCCGGGGACGACCTCCTCGAGGCCGGCGTGGTCGGCGAGGATCTTCTCTGCCATGGTCATGGGGCGTGACATATGTCTCCTATCTTCTCCCTTTCCTGTGTGGTGCGCATGCGGTGGGCCGCGGTGACGTGGCCCTATTGGCGTGTGACGAGCGAGTCGACGAACTGACGTGCGCCGCGGGCGGAGCGTCCGCCCCGCCTCGTGGCAAAGCGCTCGGCGAGCAGGTCGAGCTCCCCCTCGTCCATGGTGACGTGGTCCGCTTCGGCAAGCTGATGCACGATGTCGAGGTATGTAGCCTTGTCGGGCCTGTGGAACGAGACGTGGATGCCAAAGCGATCCGAGAGCGAGACGATCTCCTGCAGCGTGTCGTTGAGGTGGACGTCATCGCCCTCGCGATCCGAGAAGGTCTCCCGCACCAGGTGGCGGCGGTTGCTCGTGGCATAGATGGCAACGTTGGCCGACTTCGCCGAGACGGACCCCTCGAGGATGGCCTTGAGTGCGG contains:
- a CDS encoding ABC transporter ATP-binding protein, with the translated sequence MPTQTVVHVDNLVKRYGGLCAVNHLSLDIAQGEIFGLLGPNGSGKTTTINCILQLLRYDHGTIELFGTPMAPTAYDLKRRIGIVPQAVAVYDELTVRENIDSFCALYVSDHARRRQLVNEAVAFVGLEKFQGFRPKRLSGGLLRRLNIACGIAHRPELIILDEPTVAVDPQSRNAILDGIRRLNEAGSTVIYTSHYMEEVEELCSRIMIMDHGRSVAAGTVDELKAMVSVGERVTVELADVSEQVVDQVRRLPHVRCVTVDGMLLRIGCTAGGHNLADVLGVLTDAGVAYGRVLSEPPTLNDVFLDITGRALRDEA
- a CDS encoding ABC transporter permease, whose translation is MSSFKTCLRILWGHKVVLLVYIVLLSLLGLLMGLGSGHDDTTSYERAVPNVAVIDRDGSALSQALRAHVERGSNTETIADDPLAIQDAIAKGSVSYILVIPAGWGQGLMDAAAAGTSAPDLETYVSYQSAEGSLVDVETVGYAQGLYGSAATMGGDQEEVASLTDGAMEERTATSIARQDATPLSDAFELACKFSTYPMLAGISVCIAILMESLNAEAVLDRRLVAPTTARRRNGGLLAVCILLGVGVWAWIFGLDVLLFVRGELATSPAQVALVGGSLAAYAFFSVASGFLLGQLRLSANAANAFANIAGMAMSFLGGAWVGLSLLPDALVTLAHFTPAYWCCEVVTSAVSMVDVSQQTVLPLVGQIGIVALFGCAVLTVALLVGRNRGRDELA
- a CDS encoding response regulator → MRVIVVDDDAIVAKSLRLILSAEKDIDVVGLGTSGPDAVRLFEDELPEVLLMDIQMPDGDGLTASREILGAHPTARIVFLTTFSDDEYITGALRLGARGYLIKQDIDTIAPALRAVMAGQSVLGDEVLERATALGAASAPVQPDESALSPLTTRERDVVRAVADGLDNKEIAGALCLSEGTVRNHISAVLTKLGLRNRTQLAVFYYQNCR
- the rsmI gene encoding 16S rRNA (cytidine(1402)-2'-O)-methyltransferase, encoding MVGTPIGNLGDASPRVLDTLRQADVLLCEDTRVTSRLLSHFGVRVSLQRADENTLASRIAPTLGRIAAGERVAFVSDAGMPGVSDPGQRLVDATLDAGLRVEVIPGPSAVTCALVASGLPMEHFFFEGFLPRRHKAQLERLRALASVPGALVVYESPHRVAATLATIAEAFPMRQVALVRELTKLHEEVVRGVAPHVAAELAACGEVRGECVVIIGAPEEDEATSVPVRPLEDAIAAGLAADEPPSALAKRLAREYGLPKPQVYDRVVKASRAR
- a CDS encoding ABC transporter permease codes for the protein MRCSLKTCVIALVREKTLLWWAFLFPVVMCLLFMGMFSHLDAGYAEATTRLAVVEDANYQGAYGLPETIEAISSPDASPKVADVTAYDTEDAALAATNAGDVDAYLMVDGDGMPQLHVAARLNGELQPAVLEAVLDSYLHTRNGIATLLERDPQALEDASTVAAFRSDAVRTVRLQATKAAPDGKVRYYFALLGMVAGMGMMLSSQALRRVLPRCSEVGARVAVAGTPRWRILAATILGSWLCEFAVMLAVVAFMRLVCGVDFGSNAPLVTLAVLMSTLTACALGSLIGTFAGLTGGGTPLVSAVSCGLSFFTGLYGAASQQVSDGLEAGMPLLAHANPLWQMTHCFFSLLYYDTLAPFWWSCLMLVTMALAFFCLAALNMRRASHV
- a CDS encoding sensor histidine kinase; amino-acid sequence: MERAVDKTFVLVLCACLSVLGGRTDAVGVAWLVAAITLTSLASLMRTRGGEVARAVAIVTACVMALAPGATAALPLATFELALHVPWRLHVAWLCAFAAGHAAGDPTIAAVTLAAATVCALLATREVRLAEARGRLYETEDELSDRLLALRAQNRELEDARGEASQAATLAERTRMAREVHDGVGHSLTRLIYQVAALRLVHHDDVCVTGELDELRSGLDETMDAMRASVHALDDHAMDLRVELDRLAVRSPHARVSVEYGLRDTPSAATTRCLVAVAREALTNAERHAHARAATIHAREFPGLWQLTIENDGDMPTGSMEAGELSERGLGLRAMRERVESLGGTFHTDFDAQRFQVFASIPRKVGT